In one Heteronotia binoei isolate CCM8104 ecotype False Entrance Well chromosome 1, APGP_CSIRO_Hbin_v1, whole genome shotgun sequence genomic region, the following are encoded:
- the ENPP5 gene encoding ectonucleotide pyrophosphatase/phosphodiesterase family member 5 — MLWNGYCRFLVICTLIFPRTLSFLPKQQRVLLVSFDGFRWDYIYRFPTPHFHELMEYGVHVKQITNVFITKTYPNHYTMVTGLFAENHGIVANEMYDPVLNETFSMNHVTMYNSKFWEDAYPVWITNQLQGHRSGAAMWPGTDVKIHGAFPTRYLLYNESVSFQERIAKLIEWFTSEDPINLGLLYWEQPDEKGHVLGPDNPRMESVIRDVDDLLSYLVQELKGAKLWDALNVIVTSDHGMAQLSRDRIIELDQYVDRDWYTMIDHSPAVAILPVEGKLDDVYNALVKAHPNMTVYKKEDIPSRLHYTHNSRIQPILAVADEGWEILQNKSDQFELGNHGYDNTLPDMHPIFLAHGPAFRKNISKPAMNSTDLYPLLCYLLGLEPLPNNGSLENVKDLLVSAAPKEPQDTSQQASYAFFFGVFLGSILVIGFLVVFIKHLTLSQVSSLRGQNTEIAQPLLQS, encoded by the exons ATGCTTTGGAATGGCTATTGCAGATTCCTGGTCATTTGTACACTGATCTTCCCAAGGACTCTGAGTTTCTTGCCAAAACAACAGAGGGTATTACTGGTATCGTTTGATGGCTTCAGATGGGATTATATCTATAGATTCCCAACTCCCCATTTCCACGAGCTCATGGAATATGGTGTTCACGTCAAACAGATCACAAATGTGTTCATCACCAAGACGTACCCCAACCACTACACGATGGTAACGGGTCTCTTTGCCGAGAACCACGGCATCGTGGCCAACGAGATGTACGATCCAGTTTTGAACGAGACTTTCTCCATGAACCACGTGACCATGTACAATTCAAAGTTTTGGGAAGACGCTTATCCAGTGTGGATCACGAACCAGCTTCAGGGACATCGAAGCGGAGCTGCGATGTGGCCGGGAACGGATGTCAAGATCCACGGGGCCTTTCCCACACGCTACCTGCTTTACAACGAATCGGTTTCATTTCAAGAGCGCATCGCCAAGCTTATCGAGTGGTTTACATCCGAAGATCCCATCAATCTCGGACTGCTGTACTGGGAGCAGCCGGATGAGAAGGGACACGTTTTGGGCCCCGATAATCCTCGCATGGAGTCGGTCATTAGGGACGTCGACGATCTGCTGAGCTATCTTGTGCAGGAGCTGAAGGGAGCAAAATTGTGGGACGCTTTGAACGTCATCGTCACGAGCGACCACGGAATGGCACAGCTGTCAAGGGACAGGATCATAGAGCTTGACCAGTACGTGGACAGAGACTGGTATACAATGATTGACCATTCGCCTGCTGTAGCGATTTTACCAGTAGAAG GCAAACTTGATGACGTATACAATGCTTTGGTCAAAGCTCACCCCAACATGACTGTCTATAAAAAGGAGGACATCCCAAGCAGGCTGCATTACACCCACAACAGTCGGATTCAGCCAATCTTGGCAGTGGCTGACGAAGGATGGGAAATCTTGCAGAACAAATCTGACCAATTCGAAT tGGGCAACCATGGATATGACAACACCCTACCAGACATGCACCCTATCTTCTTGGCCCATGGACCTGCCTTTAGAAAGAACATCAGCAAGCCAGCTATGAACTCCACAGACTTATATCCCCTGCTGTGCTATCTGTTGGGTCTTGAGCCACTGCCCAACAACGGCTCTCTTGAGAATGTGAAAGATCTCCTTGTTAGCGCAGCCCCTAAAGAGCCTCAGGATACAAGTCAGCAAGCATCTTATGCCTTTTTCTTCGGTGTTTTTCTTGGCAGCATACTTGTCATAGGTTTTCTTGTAGTGTTCATAAAACACTTAACCCTCAGCCAGGTCTCATCCCTGCGGGGACAAAACACAGAAATAGCTCAGCCGTTACTACAAAGTTAA